GCGAGGCAGGGTCGTGAACCTGGCCATTCGCGACATCAGGCATAACAAAGACCGATTTATCCTCACCTGTCTGGGCTTGGGGCTGCTGATTTCCGTCGTCATGGCGATGGGTGGCATCTATGCGGGTCTCATTACCGACGCGACCGCGCTTCTCCGCCAAGTTGATGCGGATATCTGGGTAGTGGAAAAGGACACCTTCGGGCCCTTCGCCGATGACTCCCGCATCCCGGAAGATCTCCAGTACAACATCCGATCAGTCCCTGGGGTGGTGCAAGCCGCACCCCTCTCTTTCCGCAACATGCAGCTCGACTACCACGGGCGGACCCTGAGGTTCTATCTCGTCGGCTACCGCTGGGACGGCATCGGAGGCCCGCGCCATCTGATCTCCGGCCGACAGATCGGCCGCAAACACTACGAGCTGGTGGCTGACCAGAAGCTCGGGCTCAATCTCGGTGACGTCCTCCATCTGGGGCTGCACGATTACACCGTAGTGGGGCTGACCAGGAATATCGTTTCGCCGGCGGGCGATCCGGTCATCTACGCCTCTCTGGCCGACGCTCAAGAACTCTCGTTCCAAAAGAACAATGAAGCGATTCGGAATGAGCGGGCCCGTCTCGCCGCACGTCTGAAAGACTTCGAGAAGAAAGTGCCCGGTCTCGCCCATGAGCTCGAGGCTACGGTTGAAGAGATCGTAGGCAACACGCATATCGTCAACGCCGTCATCGCCAGAATCGATCGCCGAGAAGCCCCAGAGGCCGTGGCCGCCAGAATCCTCCGGTGGACCCACTACACCGCCCTGACCAGTGCGCAGGAGGAGGAGATCCTCACGAAACACGTGATTGAGAAGCCCAGGCGACAGCTCGGGCTATTCCGAATCATCCTGCTGATCATCTCGGCTGTCATCATCGCGCTC
This genomic stretch from Candidatus Methylomirabilis tolerans harbors:
- a CDS encoding ABC transporter permease, whose amino-acid sequence is MNLAIRDIRHNKDRFILTCLGLGLLISVVMAMGGIYAGLITDATALLRQVDADIWVVEKDTFGPFADDSRIPEDLQYNIRSVPGVVQAAPLSFRNMQLDYHGRTLRFYLVGYRWDGIGGPRHLISGRQIGRKHYELVADQKLGLNLGDVLHLGLHDYTVVGLTRNIVSPAGDPVIYASLADAQELSFQKNNEAIRNERARLAARLKDFEKKVPGLAHELEATVEEIVGNTHIVNAVIARIDRREAPEAVAARILRWTHYTALTSAQEEEILTKHVIEKPRRQLGLFRIILLIISAVIIALIVYTLTIEKIRDLATLKLIGAANRRIVGLIMQQSLAMGVLGYLIGAALIYATYDKFPRRIVLLPIDMGVLFIIVIALCAVGSLQGVRTALKVDPSVILGT